The following coding sequences lie in one Actinomyces capricornis genomic window:
- a CDS encoding serine/threonine protein phosphatase yields the protein MPDSTAPAALAPAPPPLWRRATHAVRRASAGAGRTVWLWWRRRTVTFRRTVRALALVAVTSIVSLLVGLSTASAQAPLGPHEATWSTTLDSTITLDMGPLGIASMDSPAGVLGLEVVPGEIPSKPQPEAADAQSVGQALSSDVASYIGVVSHPELTIHRGLHALLHDALRRAGLIESLILCLVAAGRLATTGRLRDTLAAGLRRRPPAIIAGAAALCTAMALLVPAVRSEAPRGTTLEALEGTPLAQARFSGRIADVVAAYGPRVTSFLKDNQAFYSAAETNLRAAWSAAQDTGGLVDVTAAQGSVDREDLDQRVSAVSVRRLGRPAPGPGQPTDEATDEAAEQATEQATEPALGQADDAGPAASAGPSAAASTPSAGPTSRPPQATGARAVERRGTTTAVMSTDLHCNLDVITFTGILDRLAGADIHMDDGDLTMTGSEPEQLCVDALSQAVPASAAKVATVGNHDSDSTAQRLRSQGWTVTDGTIQSVGGLRVLGDEDPDRTIAATGTSSRRGRNAAQVGAGLAATSCTAPTDVVLIHQPATFGPLTSQGCAPLLLAGHVHAERGMSTLQSPHGPVSTLISGAGKGGTSLGSVTEDAYLHVLSFDRDGSLVAWRAVVLHPDASVTVGAWQPVPPPQTPDEAERANQEAGTAPTDEAVEPDETTAP from the coding sequence GTGCCCGACTCGACGGCCCCAGCGGCCCTCGCTCCCGCCCCACCGCCCCTGTGGCGCAGGGCCACGCACGCGGTCCGTCGCGCATCGGCGGGGGCGGGGCGCACTGTCTGGCTGTGGTGGCGCCGGCGCACCGTGACCTTCCGCAGGACGGTACGGGCCCTGGCGCTGGTGGCAGTGACCTCGATCGTCTCCCTGCTGGTGGGGCTGAGCACCGCCAGCGCCCAAGCGCCCCTGGGGCCCCACGAGGCCACCTGGTCCACCACCCTGGACTCCACCATCACCCTGGACATGGGCCCACTGGGGATCGCCTCCATGGACTCCCCGGCCGGGGTCCTCGGTCTGGAGGTCGTCCCCGGGGAGATCCCCTCCAAGCCGCAGCCCGAGGCCGCCGACGCCCAGAGCGTGGGCCAGGCCCTGTCCTCCGACGTCGCCTCCTACATCGGCGTCGTCAGCCACCCCGAGCTGACCATCCACCGGGGCCTGCACGCCCTGCTCCACGACGCACTGCGCCGCGCGGGCCTCATCGAGTCCCTCATCCTGTGCCTGGTGGCCGCCGGGCGCCTGGCGACCACCGGCAGGCTGCGCGACACGCTGGCGGCCGGCCTCAGGCGCAGGCCGCCGGCGATCATCGCCGGCGCCGCGGCGCTGTGCACGGCCATGGCCCTGCTCGTGCCCGCCGTCAGGTCCGAGGCCCCCCGCGGCACCACCCTGGAGGCCCTGGAGGGCACGCCCCTGGCGCAGGCGCGCTTCTCGGGGCGCATTGCCGACGTCGTGGCCGCCTACGGCCCCCGCGTCACCTCCTTCCTCAAGGACAACCAGGCCTTCTACTCCGCCGCCGAGACCAACCTGCGCGCCGCCTGGAGCGCCGCACAGGACACCGGCGGACTCGTGGACGTCACCGCCGCGCAGGGCAGCGTCGACCGCGAGGACCTCGACCAGCGGGTGAGCGCCGTCTCGGTGCGTCGCCTGGGTCGGCCGGCCCCCGGGCCCGGCCAGCCCACCGATGAGGCCACCGATGAGGCGGCGGAGCAGGCCACGGAGCAGGCCACGGAGCCGGCCCTGGGACAGGCCGATGATGCGGGCCCTGCGGCGTCGGCGGGTCCCTCGGCCGCCGCATCGACGCCCTCGGCCGGGCCGACGAGCAGGCCACCGCAGGCCACCGGTGCCCGGGCGGTGGAGCGGCGGGGCACCACCACCGCGGTGATGTCCACCGACCTGCACTGCAACCTCGACGTCATCACCTTCACCGGGATCCTGGACCGGCTGGCCGGCGCCGACATCCACATGGACGACGGCGACCTGACCATGACCGGCTCGGAGCCCGAGCAGCTGTGCGTCGACGCCCTGAGCCAGGCGGTGCCGGCCTCGGCCGCCAAGGTCGCCACTGTGGGCAACCACGACTCCGACTCCACCGCGCAGCGGCTGCGCTCCCAGGGCTGGACGGTGACCGACGGCACCATCCAGAGTGTCGGCGGCCTGCGCGTCCTGGGGGACGAGGACCCCGACCGCACCATTGCCGCCACCGGGACCTCCAGCCGCCGTGGGCGCAACGCCGCGCAGGTGGGTGCCGGCCTGGCCGCCACCAGCTGCACCGCGCCCACCGACGTCGTCCTCATCCACCAGCCCGCCACCTTCGGGCCCCTGACCTCCCAGGGCTGCGCGCCCCTGCTCCTGGCCGGGCACGTCCACGCCGAGCGGGGCATGAGCACCCTCCAGTCGCCGCACGGGCCGGTCTCCACCCTCATCTCGGGCGCCGGCAAGGGCGGTACCTCCCTGGGCTCGGTCACCGAGGACGCCTACCTCCACGTGCTGTCCTTCGACCGCGACGGCTCCCTGGTGGCCTGGCGCGCCGTGGTCCTGCACCCCGACGCCTCGGTCACCGTCGGTGCCTGGCAGCCGGTCCCCCCGCCCCAGACCCCGGACGAGGCCGAGCGGGCGAATCAGGAGGCCGGCACCGCCCCCACCGATGAGGCGGTGGAGCCCGATGAGACCACGGCCCCCTGA
- a CDS encoding vitamin K epoxide reductase family protein translates to MTQVPTEADIDAMSQEELDAYLSRAVERDSALLAQVRREDQGPGWLRRSGAPRSYAWTLIICAAAGIYASWHLLTAQIQLLKNPLADLTCDVNPLVACGDSLNAWQGNLLGVPNSLIGAMAFAVLACLGALLASGLRLPRWAWWGLSAGSLGGVAFIAWFLWVSVVAFGKLCPYCMVIWAATIPVAATTWCWAALGGHLGLGAERAADLVRMRWWITGAMYLAVILVIVVAFWDQWLALLR, encoded by the coding sequence ATGACACAGGTGCCCACCGAGGCCGATATCGACGCCATGAGCCAGGAGGAGCTCGACGCCTACCTCAGTCGCGCCGTCGAGCGCGACAGTGCGCTGCTGGCCCAGGTGCGCCGCGAGGACCAGGGCCCGGGCTGGCTGCGGCGCAGCGGCGCCCCCCGCTCCTACGCCTGGACCCTCATCATCTGCGCTGCGGCGGGCATCTATGCCTCCTGGCACCTCCTGACCGCCCAGATCCAGCTGTTGAAGAACCCCCTGGCCGACCTCACCTGCGACGTCAACCCCCTGGTCGCCTGCGGGGACAGCCTCAACGCCTGGCAGGGCAATCTGCTGGGCGTTCCCAATTCCCTCATCGGAGCCATGGCCTTCGCCGTCCTGGCCTGCCTCGGCGCCCTACTGGCCAGCGGCCTGCGCCTGCCGCGCTGGGCCTGGTGGGGGCTGAGCGCCGGGAGCCTGGGGGGTGTGGCCTTCATCGCCTGGTTCCTGTGGGTCTCCGTGGTCGCCTTCGGCAAGCTGTGCCCCTACTGCATGGTCATCTGGGCGGCCACCATCCCCGTGGCCGCCACCACCTGGTGCTGGGCCGCCCTGGGCGGGCACCTGGGCCTGGGGGCCGAGCGTGCCGCCGACCTGGTGCGGATGCGCTGGTGGATCACCGGCGCCATGTACCTGGCCGTCATCCTCGTCATCGTGGTCGCCTTCTGGGACCAGTGGCTGGCCCTCCTGCGGTAA
- a CDS encoding IS256 family transposase, with translation MPKNQSAVSVLIREVLDDPGLAHDEVFRRMLQAGLQDLVDAEAAAVIGAAPYERTEQRTNRRNGKRAKTLDTTAGSIELAIPKLRTGSFYPSLLNPRRRVDKALYAVIATAWVEGVSTRKVDDLVRALGCESGISRSTVSRICKELDEAVGEFISRPLDHDWFPYLFLDATYLDVRIGRRVVSQAMVVATGVSGSGNREILGMALGDAETTDFWTGFLRSLRQRGLRISSPTDPLGVALVTSDAHAGLRAAVKAILPGAAWQRCRVHFARNVTHTVGSAHSKPVNALISTVYAQTTPQAVAAQYSKVVDSLSESFPQVAQMLTDAQSDLTAFAAMPREHWQKIWSNNPIERLNREIKRRADVVQVFPDRDSATRLIGAILLEQHEEWRYAERRYLSQTSMNQLATTLTTDQPTATTITR, from the coding sequence ATGCCCAAGAACCAGTCTGCCGTGTCCGTGCTGATCCGGGAAGTCCTGGACGACCCCGGCCTGGCCCATGACGAGGTGTTCCGCCGGATGCTGCAGGCCGGCCTGCAGGACCTGGTGGACGCCGAGGCCGCCGCCGTGATCGGCGCGGCGCCCTATGAGCGCACCGAGCAGCGCACCAACAGGCGTAACGGCAAGCGCGCCAAGACCTTGGACACCACTGCCGGAAGCATTGAGCTGGCCATCCCCAAGCTGCGCACCGGGTCCTTCTACCCCTCGCTGCTCAACCCTCGCAGGCGGGTCGACAAGGCCCTGTACGCGGTGATCGCCACCGCCTGGGTCGAGGGGGTCTCCACCCGCAAGGTCGACGACCTGGTGCGGGCCCTGGGCTGCGAGTCGGGGATCTCCCGCTCGACGGTCTCGCGGATCTGCAAGGAGCTCGACGAGGCCGTCGGGGAGTTCATCTCACGCCCGCTGGACCACGACTGGTTCCCCTACCTGTTCCTGGACGCCACCTACCTGGACGTGCGCATCGGGCGCCGGGTCGTCTCCCAGGCCATGGTGGTGGCTACCGGCGTGTCCGGGTCCGGTAACCGCGAGATCCTGGGCATGGCCCTCGGGGACGCCGAGACCACCGACTTCTGGACCGGTTTCCTGCGCTCCCTGCGCCAGCGGGGATTGAGGATCTCCAGCCCAACCGACCCGCTGGGGGTCGCACTGGTCACCAGTGACGCCCACGCCGGCCTGAGGGCCGCGGTCAAGGCGATCCTGCCGGGCGCGGCCTGGCAGCGGTGCCGCGTGCACTTCGCCCGCAACGTCACCCACACCGTGGGCTCAGCCCACTCCAAGCCGGTCAACGCCCTGATCTCCACCGTCTACGCCCAAACCACCCCCCAGGCCGTGGCAGCGCAGTACAGCAAGGTCGTTGACTCCCTGAGCGAGTCCTTCCCCCAGGTCGCCCAGATGCTCACCGACGCCCAGAGCGACCTGACCGCCTTCGCCGCCATGCCCCGCGAGCACTGGCAGAAGATCTGGTCCAACAACCCCATCGAGCGCCTCAACCGCGAGATCAAGCGCCGCGCCGACGTCGTCCAGGTCTTCCCCGATCGAGACAGCGCCACCCGCCTCATCGGCGCCATCCTGCTCGAGCAGCACGAGGAATGGCGCTACGCCGAACGCCGCTACCTCTCCCAGACCTCAATGAACCAACTCGCCACCACCCTGACCACCGACCAACCCACAGCGACCACCATCACCCGATAG
- a CDS encoding HIT family protein, with protein sequence MSTLFTKIINGEIPGRFVWADEVVVAFATIEPHTAGHVLVVPRIEVDSYVDAPDEVVAHMAVVAKRIGATQVRVFGASRAGLVVAGYGVDHLHLHVLPIRSEADLSFSSARADVTGEELDEAMERLRAGLRQDGWGQYVPASIGSAHTS encoded by the coding sequence ATGAGCACGCTCTTCACCAAGATCATCAACGGCGAGATCCCCGGCCGCTTCGTGTGGGCCGATGAGGTGGTCGTCGCCTTCGCCACTATCGAGCCCCACACCGCCGGCCATGTCCTGGTGGTGCCCCGGATCGAGGTCGACTCCTACGTCGATGCCCCCGACGAGGTGGTGGCGCATATGGCGGTGGTCGCCAAGCGCATCGGCGCCACCCAGGTGCGGGTCTTCGGCGCCTCCCGGGCCGGGCTGGTGGTCGCCGGCTACGGCGTGGACCACCTCCACCTCCACGTCCTGCCGATCCGCTCCGAGGCTGACCTGTCCTTCTCCTCGGCCCGCGCAGACGTCACCGGCGAGGAGCTCGACGAGGCCATGGAGCGGCTGCGGGCCGGCCTGCGCCAGGACGGCTGGGGGCAGTACGTTCCCGCCTCCATAGGCTCGGCGCACACCTCCTGA
- a CDS encoding transposase yields the protein MRFVSYADRRKVAAALKPVYTAPNQEAAWQALEDFASSDLGGKYPQTAATWERAWERFTPFLAFPPALRRVIYTTNSIESLNYQRRKVTKNRGHFPSDEAATKLLWLTICDIEDNRAYERAKETGKRAPDRRAKGHLIEGQTTTNWKQALAQLTTAYPDRINPYL from the coding sequence ATGCGCTTTGTGTCCTACGCCGATCGCAGGAAGGTCGCCGCGGCCCTCAAGCCGGTCTACACCGCCCCCAATCAGGAGGCCGCCTGGCAGGCCCTGGAGGACTTCGCCTCCAGCGACCTGGGCGGTAAGTACCCCCAGACCGCGGCGACCTGGGAGCGGGCTTGGGAACGGTTCACCCCTTTCCTGGCTTTCCCCCCGGCCCTGCGACGAGTGATCTACACCACTAATAGTATCGAGTCGCTGAACTACCAGCGGCGCAAGGTCACCAAGAACCGAGGCCACTTCCCTTCCGACGAAGCCGCCACCAAGCTGCTGTGGCTGACCATCTGCGACATCGAGGACAACCGCGCCTACGAACGAGCCAAGGAGACCGGCAAACGCGCCCCCGACAGGCGTGCCAAGGGCCACCTCATCGAAGGCCAGACCACCACCAACTGGAAGCAGGCCCTGGCCCAACTCACCACCGCCTACCCCGACCGCATCAACCCCTACCTCTAA
- a CDS encoding transposase, with product MTVMDDKTVPASGAQVAAELRDCGALDGLLAQIREGSTPLTGQDGLLPALLKESLEAGLRAEPGDHLGYAKGEPTTEARGNARNGTTTKTIDSEVGSFEIEVPRDRAGSFTPRLVRKGQRPMDGLDACESPGLVRPGGLRSARHLPSPA from the coding sequence ATGACTGTGATGGATGACAAGACTGTTCCTGCTTCTGGTGCTCAGGTGGCTGCTGAGCTTCGGGACTGTGGTGCTCTTGATGGGCTGTTGGCCCAGATCCGTGAGGGCTCGACGCCTCTGACTGGTCAGGACGGGCTGCTGCCCGCACTGCTCAAGGAGTCCTTGGAGGCCGGGCTGCGCGCCGAGCCAGGTGACCACCTGGGCTATGCCAAGGGCGAGCCCACCACCGAGGCCAGGGGTAACGCCCGCAATGGCACCACCACTAAGACCATCGATTCGGAGGTGGGGTCCTTCGAGATCGAGGTCCCCCGGGACCGGGCGGGGAGCTTTACCCCGCGCCTGGTGCGCAAGGGCCAGCGCCCGATGGACGGGTTGGATGCGTGTGAATCACCAGGCCTGGTACGCCCGGGGGGATTGAGAAGTGCGCGACATCTCCCATCACCTGCGTAA
- a CDS encoding metal-dependent transcriptional regulator gives MVWAACEWGGTGASITGLARRMEVAPSTASENVTRLVEEGLVAHEPYKAVTLTPEGRRRAMAIVRRHRLLETYLVTRLGFEWDEVHEEAEELEHAVSDRLLARLDAVLGHPTRDPHGDPIPTEDGDLDIPELVRIETLETGAEGIVGRIKDDSHTLRRLTRAGISLDTRVRVLRRVEDPCGGWASIVRAVSGRPEHAAGPDGDAGALGATEATVPDGSLWVLS, from the coding sequence GTGGTGTGGGCCGCCTGCGAGTGGGGCGGGACCGGCGCCTCGATCACCGGGCTGGCTCGGCGCATGGAGGTCGCGCCCTCCACCGCCTCGGAGAATGTGACCCGCCTGGTGGAGGAGGGGCTGGTCGCCCACGAGCCCTACAAGGCCGTCACCCTCACGCCGGAGGGCAGGCGGCGGGCGATGGCCATCGTGCGCCGGCACAGGCTGCTGGAGACCTACCTGGTGACCCGACTGGGCTTCGAGTGGGATGAGGTCCATGAGGAGGCCGAGGAGCTGGAGCACGCCGTGTCCGACCGGCTGCTGGCGCGCCTGGATGCCGTTCTGGGCCACCCCACCCGCGACCCCCACGGCGACCCCATCCCCACCGAGGATGGCGACCTGGACATCCCCGAGCTCGTGCGCATCGAGACCCTGGAGACGGGTGCTGAGGGGATAGTGGGGCGGATCAAGGACGACTCCCACACCCTGCGCCGACTCACCCGTGCGGGCATCAGCCTGGACACCCGGGTGCGCGTCCTGAGGCGGGTGGAGGACCCCTGCGGCGGCTGGGCGAGCATTGTGCGGGCGGTGAGCGGCCGGCCCGAGCACGCCGCAGGCCCGGACGGTGATGCGGGAGCCTTAGGGGCGACCGAGGCCACCGTTCCCGACGGCTCCCTGTGGGTCCTGTCCTGA
- a CDS encoding leucine--tRNA ligase codes for MTDTTSQGSSQGTAEATPYRYTAALADSIETAWQDRWEAEGTFRADNPVGDLAGPGAQQEKFFLLDMFPYPSGKGLHVGHPLGYIATDVVARFTRMTGRNVLYTMGYDAFGLPAEQYAVTTGQHPRISTEANIANMRRQLRRLGLSHDPRRSLATIDVDYVRWTQWIFLQIFNSWFDPTAPRRDGRGLGAARPVSELREKLASGEVAVPDGRQWESLSASEQAGVIDSFRLAYVSSAPVNWCPGLGTVLANEEVTAEGRSERGNYPVFKRHLRQWMMRITAYGDRLAEDLDTVDWPEKVKLMQRNWIGRSEGAQVAFAVPGAGEDAALEVYTTRPDTLFGATFMAVAPEHPILGGIDSSASVRSEDEIAADAGALRVPAAWPQGTRESWTGGYATPAQAVAAYRARAAATTEADRTDEGRVKTGVFTGLFGINPVNGEQIPIFVADYVLMGYGTGAVMAVPAHDERDHAFATAYGVDMVQTIGPLEDPDGVDLSQGAYTGDGVVVNSARGDLDINGMGKEEAKAAMIDWLEARGAGRRAVTYRLRDWLFSRQRYWGEPFPIVWDEEGGVHALPESMLPVELPEVTDYSPRSYDPEDAESSPEPPLGKATDWVEVELDLGDGLRTYRRETNTMPQWAGSCWYEMRYADPTNEDALIDPANEAYWMGPRPEAGNTSGGTDLYVGGVEHAVLHLLYSRFWHKVLFDLGVVSSSEPYHRLFNQGYVQAYAYTDARGQYVPAEEVVEETGEGGEPVFTWQGQPVRREYGKMGKSLKNIVTPDEMYEAYGADTFRVYEMSMGPLDVDRPWETRAVVGAQRFLQRLWRNAVSEETGEVTVVDEAADDATRRLVARTIVGVREDYEGMRLNTAIAKLIVLNNHLTGLEAVPREAMEALVLMTAPVAPHIAEELWSRLGHAGSLAREPFPEVADESLLRAEEVTCVVQVKGKVRDRLQVDPDISAEELERLALAAPGVVRTLEGRGVRKVIVRAPKLVSIVPE; via the coding sequence ATGACGGACACCACTTCCCAGGGGTCATCCCAGGGCACCGCCGAGGCAACCCCCTACCGCTACACCGCGGCACTGGCCGACTCCATCGAGACGGCCTGGCAGGACCGCTGGGAGGCCGAGGGGACCTTCCGCGCCGACAACCCCGTGGGCGACCTGGCCGGACCGGGCGCGCAGCAGGAGAAGTTCTTCCTGCTGGACATGTTCCCCTACCCCTCGGGCAAGGGCCTGCACGTGGGCCACCCGCTGGGCTACATCGCCACCGACGTCGTGGCCCGCTTCACCCGCATGACCGGCAGGAATGTGCTGTACACGATGGGCTACGACGCCTTCGGCCTGCCCGCCGAGCAGTACGCGGTCACCACCGGCCAGCACCCGCGCATCTCCACCGAGGCCAATATCGCCAATATGCGCCGGCAGCTGCGCCGCCTGGGCCTGAGCCACGACCCCCGCCGCTCCCTGGCCACCATCGACGTGGACTACGTGCGCTGGACCCAGTGGATCTTCCTGCAGATCTTCAACTCCTGGTTCGACCCCACCGCCCCGCGCCGGGACGGGCGGGGCCTGGGGGCGGCCCGGCCCGTGAGCGAGTTGCGCGAGAAGCTGGCCAGCGGCGAGGTGGCCGTGCCCGACGGGCGCCAGTGGGAGAGCCTGAGCGCAAGTGAGCAGGCCGGGGTCATCGACTCCTTCCGCCTGGCCTACGTCTCCTCGGCGCCGGTGAACTGGTGCCCGGGCCTGGGAACCGTGCTGGCCAATGAGGAGGTCACCGCCGAGGGCCGCTCCGAGCGCGGCAACTACCCGGTCTTCAAGCGCCACCTGCGCCAGTGGATGATGCGCATCACCGCCTACGGCGACCGCCTGGCCGAGGACCTGGACACGGTGGACTGGCCTGAGAAGGTCAAGCTCATGCAGCGCAACTGGATCGGCCGGTCCGAGGGCGCACAGGTGGCCTTCGCCGTGCCGGGGGCGGGCGAGGACGCCGCCCTGGAGGTCTACACCACCCGGCCGGACACGCTCTTCGGCGCCACCTTCATGGCGGTGGCCCCCGAGCACCCCATCCTGGGGGGCATCGACTCCTCGGCCTCGGTGCGCTCGGAGGACGAGATCGCCGCCGATGCTGGCGCCCTGAGGGTGCCGGCCGCCTGGCCGCAGGGCACCCGGGAGTCCTGGACCGGCGGGTACGCCACCCCGGCGCAGGCGGTGGCCGCCTACCGCGCCCGGGCCGCGGCCACCACCGAGGCCGACCGGACCGATGAGGGGCGGGTCAAGACCGGTGTGTTCACCGGCCTGTTCGGCATCAACCCGGTCAACGGCGAGCAGATCCCCATCTTCGTGGCCGACTACGTGCTCATGGGGTACGGAACCGGGGCCGTCATGGCCGTTCCCGCCCACGATGAGCGCGATCACGCCTTCGCCACCGCCTACGGCGTCGACATGGTCCAGACCATCGGGCCGCTTGAGGATCCCGACGGCGTCGACCTGTCGCAGGGGGCCTACACGGGCGACGGCGTTGTGGTCAACTCCGCCCGGGGCGACCTGGACATCAACGGCATGGGCAAGGAGGAGGCCAAGGCCGCCATGATCGACTGGCTGGAGGCCAGGGGTGCGGGCCGCCGGGCGGTGACCTACCGCCTGCGCGACTGGCTCTTCTCCCGCCAGCGCTACTGGGGCGAGCCCTTCCCGATCGTGTGGGACGAGGAGGGCGGCGTCCACGCCCTGCCCGAGTCGATGCTGCCCGTGGAGCTGCCCGAGGTCACCGACTACTCGCCGCGCTCCTACGATCCTGAGGACGCCGAGTCCTCCCCGGAGCCGCCGCTGGGCAAGGCCACCGACTGGGTGGAGGTCGAGCTGGACCTGGGCGATGGCCTGCGCACCTACCGGCGCGAGACCAACACGATGCCCCAGTGGGCCGGCTCGTGCTGGTACGAGATGCGCTACGCCGACCCCACCAATGAGGACGCGCTCATCGATCCGGCCAATGAGGCCTACTGGATGGGGCCCCGGCCCGAGGCCGGCAACACCTCGGGCGGCACGGACCTGTACGTCGGGGGAGTGGAGCATGCGGTCCTGCACCTGCTGTACTCCCGCTTCTGGCACAAGGTGCTCTTCGACCTGGGCGTGGTCAGCTCCTCGGAGCCCTACCACCGCCTGTTCAACCAGGGCTACGTGCAGGCCTACGCCTACACCGATGCCCGCGGCCAGTACGTGCCCGCCGAGGAGGTCGTGGAGGAGACGGGGGAGGGCGGCGAGCCGGTCTTCACCTGGCAGGGCCAGCCGGTGCGCCGCGAGTACGGCAAGATGGGCAAGTCCCTGAAGAACATCGTCACCCCCGACGAGATGTACGAGGCCTACGGGGCCGACACCTTCCGCGTCTACGAGATGTCCATGGGCCCCCTGGACGTGGACCGCCCCTGGGAGACCCGGGCCGTGGTGGGGGCGCAGCGCTTCCTCCAGCGCCTGTGGCGCAATGCCGTCAGCGAGGAGACCGGTGAGGTCACCGTCGTCGACGAGGCGGCCGACGACGCCACCAGGCGCCTGGTGGCCCGCACGATCGTGGGGGTGCGCGAGGACTATGAGGGGATGCGCCTGAACACGGCCATCGCCAAGCTCATCGTGCTCAACAACCACCTCACCGGTCTGGAGGCGGTGCCCCGTGAGGCGATGGAGGCCCTGGTGCTCATGACGGCGCCGGTGGCCCCCCATATCGCCGAGGAGCTGTGGAGCAGGCTGGGCCATGCGGGCTCCCTGGCCCGCGAGCCCTTCCCCGAGGTGGCCGACGAGTCGCTGCTGCGCGCCGAGGAGGTCACCTGCGTGGTCCAGGTCAAGGGCAAGGTGCGCGACCGCCTTCAGGTGGACCCGGATATCAGCGCCGAGGAGCTGGAGCGACTGGCCCTGGCCGCCCCGGGCGTGGTGCGGACCCTGGAGGGCCGGGGCGTGCGCAAGGTGATCGTGCGGGCCCCGAAGCTGGTGAGCATCGTTCCGGAGTAG
- the nhaA gene encoding Na+/H+ antiporter NhaA, with protein sequence MTRSANGARRPDHAHSPAHHSPSHSPGHSPGRQPRPHRPPLRLRDLPGRIAHRLESEVFSGLLMVAAAAVALLWANSPWRESYAAVSSTVIGPHALHLDLTVSAWAADGLLAIFFFVVGLELKQEFVVGSLRDLREAALPMLAAVFGMVGPAVVYVGIQLASGSGELTGWAVPTATDIAFAMAVLSIFGRGMPPAARTFLLTLAVVDDLLAIIVIAVFYSHGFSPLALLGALAVVVVFGLLVRRGITHWYLLIPLGVVAWWLMHSSGVHATIAGVLLGMTVPAKPTRREPQGMTARLAHLVHPWSAGLALPVFALFAAGVNIIDGGGLGEVLTDPVSMGVYLGLPVGKILGIWGSVVVLTRLTRLHLGHGVDSADVLALSAIAGIGFTVSLLIAGLAFGEGPTTDHARAAVILGTLISAILGAGLLQHRVRQPRRGRPSTRGHVMRPHHEH encoded by the coding sequence ATGACCCGATCCGCGAACGGCGCCCGCAGGCCCGACCACGCCCACAGCCCTGCGCACCACTCCCCGAGCCATTCGCCAGGTCATTCCCCGGGCCGTCAGCCCCGCCCCCACCGACCGCCCCTGCGCCTGCGCGACCTGCCCGGCCGCATCGCCCACCGCCTGGAGTCCGAGGTCTTCTCCGGGCTGCTCATGGTGGCGGCCGCGGCGGTGGCGCTCCTGTGGGCGAACTCCCCGTGGCGGGAGTCCTACGCGGCGGTCTCCTCCACGGTGATCGGCCCCCACGCCCTGCACCTGGACCTGACGGTCTCGGCCTGGGCGGCCGATGGGTTGCTGGCCATCTTCTTCTTCGTGGTGGGCCTGGAGCTCAAGCAGGAGTTCGTCGTCGGCTCCCTGCGCGATCTGCGGGAGGCGGCGCTGCCGATGCTGGCGGCCGTCTTCGGCATGGTGGGGCCCGCCGTGGTCTACGTCGGGATCCAACTGGCCTCGGGCAGCGGGGAGCTGACCGGCTGGGCAGTGCCCACCGCCACGGACATCGCCTTCGCCATGGCGGTGCTCTCGATCTTCGGGCGCGGCATGCCCCCGGCGGCCCGCACCTTCCTGCTGACCCTGGCGGTGGTGGACGACCTTCTGGCCATCATCGTCATCGCCGTGTTCTACTCCCACGGCTTCAGCCCCCTGGCGCTGCTCGGGGCCCTGGCGGTGGTGGTGGTCTTCGGCCTGCTGGTGCGCAGGGGCATCACCCACTGGTACCTGCTCATCCCCCTGGGCGTGGTGGCCTGGTGGCTCATGCACTCCTCGGGCGTGCACGCCACGATCGCCGGGGTGCTGCTGGGGATGACGGTCCCCGCCAAGCCCACGCGCCGCGAGCCCCAGGGGATGACGGCGCGCCTGGCCCACCTGGTCCACCCCTGGAGCGCCGGCCTGGCCCTGCCGGTCTTCGCCCTGTTCGCCGCCGGGGTCAACATCATCGACGGCGGGGGCCTGGGCGAGGTGCTGACCGACCCGGTGTCCATGGGCGTCTACCTGGGACTCCCCGTGGGCAAGATCCTGGGGATCTGGGGCTCGGTGGTGGTCCTGACCCGCCTGACCCGCCTGCACCTGGGCCACGGCGTGGACAGCGCCGACGTGCTGGCCCTCTCGGCGATCGCGGGGATCGGCTTCACCGTCTCCCTGCTCATCGCCGGCCTGGCCTTCGGCGAGGGCCCGACCACCGATCACGCCCGGGCGGCGGTCATCCTGGGCACGCTCATCTCAGCCATCCTGGGTGCCGGGCTGCTCCAGCACCGGGTGCGCCAGCCACGGCGCGGACGGCCCTCGACCCGCGGCCATGTCATGCGCCCCCACCACGAGCACTGA